The window CTGCGGATGGGGATGAAACCCCTGGCTGAAGGTTATCGGAAGATCAGCCCGCCGGATGGCACGAAAAAATACCCGCATCAGATCTAAATGCGACATGTAAACAGCCGGACCAGTCTTGATGAATTTCCCTCGAATCTGGCAGGCCTTTTTCCCGGTACTATCTTTTCCCGGTGACATCGGCTCCGGACTGCGGGAAAGTCCTTCCGGATTTTCCCGGCTGGCCAGGGCCGTGGGGAGCGCGGGTATGGCAATTCCCCGGCTCTGGCAGGCTCCGCATCCGTGGCAGTGGCTGGCCCGGCAGTCGGCAGTCAATTCTTCCCGAAGGGCTTTATCTGCCTCGTGTGCCAAAAAGCGTGAGGCTGCCTTTGAGCCCAGGTGCTCCCAGGGCAGAAGCTCTTTTTCCCCTATGGACCGCTGAGCGTAGAAGGCCATGTCGAGGTGATTTTCGGCAAAGGCCTGCTCCCAGAGGGAGAAATTGAACTGCTCGGTCCACTGGTCGAAGCGGGAGCCAAGCTCCCATGCCCGGACGAGGACCCGGCTCAGGCGACGATCTGCGCGGGAAAGCGCCGCCTCGAGGCAGCTTACCTGCGGGTCCCGGCACTTCACCTTGAAGTTTCGGCTGTTCAACTGCTGAGAGATGGTTTTCTCTTTCTCCCGCAAAAGCTCCATGGGCTCCTGCGGCATTCGCTGAAAGGGTGTATGGGGCTTGGGCACAAAGGGCGAGATCGTCAGATTGATATTGATCCGCCGCTCTTTATTCCATTTTCTCCCCAGTTTCAGTATCTCCCGGCAGGTAGTCACGATTCCGTCAATGTCTTCAGGCCGCTCGGTTGGAAGGCCGATCATGAAATAAAGCTTTAAGAGGTCCCAGCCCTGCTCAAAGATCAGGCGGGCAGTCGAGAAGATATCCTGGTCGGTGATCCCCTTATTGATAACGTCACGCAGCCTCTGGGTGCCGGCTTCGGGAGCAATGGTAAAGCCGGTCTTTCGGACCTCCTTGATCGAGGAAATCAGGGAAGGGCTGATCGTTCCCGGCCTCAGCGAGGGAAGCGAAAAAGCCACCATATGGGCCTGGCAATCCGGGCGCAAAAGGCCCAGCAATGGTTCGAGAAGGCTGTAATCACTGGAGCTTAGGGACACCAGAGAAAGCTCTTCATACCCAGTCGAGCGGATGGATTCCCTGGCCAGGGCCAGCAGGTTTTCCGGTGAACGTTCGCGGACTGGACGGTAAATATATCCGGCCTGGCAAAAGCGGCACCCCCTGCTGCACCCTCTGGCAATTTCCAGGGCAAAACGGTCATGGACAGCCTCGATGAACGGGACCACCGGCCGTGCGGGATAAAAAACCCGGTCAAGATCAGAGACCACTCTCTTTTCGATCCGCCGGACGGGTACCGGCCCGTGTTCCAGAGGCTGCTCACCCTGGTGAGAAATCCTCCGAATAGTGCCATCGGCATGATACTCTACCCGGTAATGGGAGGGGACATATACCCCGGGGAGCCTGGCCATTCTGTCGAGCAGCATCGATCGCGGCCAGTCTTCCTCCCTGGCCTTGATGGAAAGGTCAGCGATCTCCAGGATCACCTCTTCACCATCCCCCAGGACGAACAGGTCGAAAAAGTCTGCCAGCGGCTCAGGGTTGAAAGCTCCCGGCCCGCCGCCGATAATCAGGGGGAAGGATGTATCACGCTCCGAAGCGAGGAAGGGAATTCCAGCCAGGCTGAGCATGTTCAGGATATTGGTGTAGCAGAGTTCATACGGCAGGGTGAAACCGAGCGCATCGAACTGCCGCACGGGTTTTCCGGATTCCAGGGCATAGAGGCTGATGCCGTTGTCCCGCATTTTGTGCTCTGCATCGGGCCAGGGGTTGAATACCCGCTCGGCGAGCGTATCGGGCCGGTTATTCAGGATGCCGTACAGGATCTTGATAGCCAGGTTGGACATGCCGACTTCGTAGAGATCGGGATAGGCCAGAGCCATGCGGAACCGGACCTGATTCCAGTCCTTGTGGATGGAGTTAACCTCGCTTCCCAGGTAACGGGCAGGCTTGGTAACCTGCAGCAGGAAGTTTGAAAAAGAGTTTATCCTATCCATCGGCTATGACTTCTCTTTCCGGGGCTGATAGATGCACATCGGCTCCTCGGCCAGATAATCATCCGAGGCCTGATAGGCACGCGCCCGGCAGCCACCGCATATCCAGCGGTACTCGCAGCGGCCGCACTTCCCGTGCAGCTTGTCGGGGTTTCTCAGGTCCAGAAAGAGGGGTGACTCGGCCCATATCCGGCTCAGGCGCTGATCGCGGATGTTTCCGGCCACGACAGGCAGATAGCCGCAGGGACAGACCTCTCCTTTATAGGAGACGAAGCAAAATCCCGTCCCTCCCAGACACCCCCGGCTGTAAGCGGAAAGCCCCCGCGCGGCATGAGATGCAGGCAGTTTGCCGGATAACTGATGGACAATCCGGTAATAATGGGGAGCGCAGGTCGCTTTGACCTGAATGGGATACTGCTGCCCGAATTCATAAAACCAGCGCAGCACCTTTTCATATTCCACGGCTGAAATTTCATCCCCCTCCAGGCTTTTCCCCCGGCCTGTCGGGACCAGAAGGAAGATATGCAGTGCCTGGGCCTTTAATTTTATCGCCAGATCCGCAATGGCCCCGATCTCTTCAAGGTTCCTCCGGGTAATGGTGGTGTTGATCTGGAAGGGAAGCTCTACCCTCCTCATCTCCTCGATCCCGTCCAGAGCCCCCCGATAGGCCCCCGGCAGCCCCCGGAAACTGTCGTGGCTCTCCTCGCTGGCCCCGTCAAGGCTGATACTGACCCTCTGGACGCCAATTTTTTTCAGCGTTCTGGCCCTGTCATGATCGACCAGGGTCGCGTTTGTAGCCAGAACCACCCGTAAGCCCCGGTAGGATGCGTATTCAATGACCTCGAATGAATCCTCCCGGCTGAGCGGTTCCCCGCCGCTGAAGATTAAAATCGGCGGCTCTTTGAAGTCCGCCATGCTGTCGATAAAGGAGCGGCTTTCCGATAAACTCAATTCTTCCGACGAGACATCATGAGTGGCCGACCCCCGGCAGTGGAGGCAGTTGAGGTTGCATTTCCGGGTAAACTCCCAGGCAATAAGCCGAAGCGTACTGTCAATCTTTTGATTCAACATATGTATTTCCCCGAATAAGGTGATGGTAATTTCCTGGCATTTCAGACGCTTTATAGTGAAATCTGAATCGCAGGAACTTATGATACCATTAAATTACCTTTCAGGCAACCCACTCCTGGTTTTCCTGCTCAGGCTTTTCAACTAACAACCTACAGCCTGAATGCCTCCAGTCTATCTACCTGCGTAGTTACCCCGACTTCTCCCTTTTCGACCGGAACGCAAACGTAAGGATGAGGGTACTTTTCCGTCTAAAGAGAGTAGCTATGACAGGCCTGATAAGGTCGCATTGGAAAAGATCGTGTTTGAGTCCAGTAGCTTTTACAGTACGTACATATTCTCTTCTATCTCTCAATATCTCCAAAGCCGTCTCCTGCAGGTAATGCTGCCAGTTTTCCCTCTAACCTTCTGTTTTCTCCCTGGCTGATACTCTCGACCGGACATTGAAAAGCCTTCGGGCTCTCACCCTCATAAAACCCGATCTTTTTGTTCTTTTCCATGCCAGACTGGAAAAATCACGGGACAGGCATAGATGCCCTTATCGGACTGGTTTACGAAAGGGGGGTGTGTCAATGGTCATAACTTTTTGATTTCATTCAGGAGTTCTCCCTGCATGAATACCGTTTTCACCTCAAATCAGGCAGCAAAACATTAATCATCAAACTAAGGTTCAGGAGGCAAGCACATGAAACACATGAACGGCAGCAAGTACACTTCAGAAAGATTGACAAAAGTCCTTTCTCTATCCCTGTCTCTGGCAGCGGTGATTTTTTTCACCCGCACGCTCCCCGCCCTTGCGGGAGGCGGTGGCGGTGGAATGGGCGGTATGGGTGGCGGGATGGTCATGAGCAGTATGGGCTATGGCGGCTTTGGTGCCAATTATGGAGCCGGCTATGGTGTTCCCGTCGTGACGACCGGCTATAATCCCGCCGGTTATGCCATGAGCTATGGCTATGGGGCGGCAGGCATTGGCCCAGGATACGGATCTGGCTACACCATTCCCACAACAACCTTTGTTCCCACCACCAACACGGCGGCTATGTTCAGCGGATTGGGTACGGGATTGGGAACATGGGGGGGCCAGTCTGGTACATCGGCAGTGCCTTCCTGGGGCCAGAACAATGTGTTCGGCAACGCCTATGGCACCACATTCAGCATGCCAGCCCTGACCCAGACAACGAGCGGCACGTACGGTATGAGTAATACCGGCATGAACAACTACGGCATGAGCGGAAGCGGCGACATATACCGCCAGGATCAGGGACACATGATGAGCGGGCATCATGCGATGAACTGGGGAATAAATCAGCCGGTGGTCACTACCCCTGACACCATTGTAACATCTCCCGCCGGGACAACCGTTATTACTACCTCTCAGCCAGTATCTTCCGGAGCTCCAGGAGGTAACCCGATGCCCTACGCCAATGCCATCAATGATCTGGGAGTTGCAGGCTATATGACCGGATTAGGCACCGCAAACCCGACCTTTACCCCAAGGGCAAGCGCTGCTGCCTCCACTTCCTGGGGCTCTTCCTTCGGCGCTCCGGGAACGTTTCTTCCTTACGGCTCGGTAAACCAATACGGTTATACGTACGGTAGTCCGTGGTTGTGATAATGGAAGGATTAAATTTTCAGCCTCCTTCCTGCTGATTTTATGAGCAGGGAGAAAGTGAGGAACCGTTTCTTATGTGGTGGGGCATGCGCCCCACCATAAAATCAGTAACAAATTAGTATCTTAATACTTTAATAGGCAAGTAGGTAAGACGAGGTTAATAAATTATGAAAAACAAGCAAAGAACACGCCTTCTCCTCTCTATCGGCGGGCTGGTAAGTATGGCCCTGATTTTTATGGTTGTTACCACTTCTGCACTGGCTGCAAACGGTGGACTGATGATCAGCGAACAGAATTGCCCCCTCACCGGAAATGAAATAACTTTTACGGTTTCCATCGTCAATGCCCCTCAGCCGGTAAACAGCATGGGCTTTAAGATCAGCTATGATGCAAGTGCCCTTGAATATGTGGGATATGCAAGAGGGACCCTGACGGCAGGATTTACTCTTTTAGAAGTCAGCAGACCCTCGAATGGCACGTTGCAGGTTGGCGGGTTGGATACCGCAACCGGCATAGCCCAGGGAGCCAGCGGGTCCGTCGTAGAATTGACTTTTAGAGTCCTCACCTGTAAAACCAGCCCCCTGCAACTCACCAATCTCATCGACGATCTGGCAGGCTGGGCCACCGCCAATGGACAGCTTATTCCCCAATCCTCCTCGAATCCAGGAGGACAAAGCAGCACAGGCAGCACAGGCAGCACAGGCGGTTCTGGTTCCACCGTGCCATATGGATATGGTTATGGCACACCGATGCCTGGTACTGGCTATGGCTACGGCAGTCCTGTTTATGGCACACCGACTGGCACTGGCTATGGGTATGGCACTCCTGTGTATGGCACACCGGCCAGTACCGGCTATGGCTACGGAGCCCCTGTATATGGCACACCGACTGGTTCCGGCTATGGCTACGGGGCTCAGGCTGGCTATAGTTTTGGCACTCCGGTCAGTTACGGATTCTCTTCTCCGGTAGGCTATGGGCTTACCTCATCTCCCTTTGGTGTTGGTTTCACTAACCCATTGAGTTCCGGTTTCTCAACTCCGTGGAGTTCGGGCTTTGCCTCTCCCTTTGGTTTTGGAGTGACTAATCCGATAGGTTTTGGTCTAACTTCAGGATACGGTTATACTTCTCCCATGAGCTATGGGATCCCCTCTTCCTTCAGCTATGGTTTTACTTCTCCCGTGACGGGCTCTTTCCCCTCGACGTTCGGTCTTAGCGGGTTCGGGGCCAGCGGATTCGGATCATATCCTTACCTGACTTCCTGGTCGTTCTAAGTACACAGCGCGTTAAATCCGCGGCCAGTTAAAGCCGCCCCTTCACTCCCTCGCCCCCCTTTGGGGGGAGAGGGCTGGGGTGAGGGGGGCGTCGTTGAACCAAACCGGCCGCGTAATTCCCGTGCCGTGTACTTAGGATACGCGGTCTTTCGTGCAGGCTAAGACGGCGGAAATACGCGTGCTGGTCAGGCAGACCGCGCAAGGGATTATCGAAATCGGGCAAAGACTGATTGAGGTGAAGGAAAGGTTGGGGCATGGGAATTTTATTCCGTGGCTAAAGAGTGAATTTAACTGGTCATTGCAAAGTGCAAAACGGTTTATGAATGTTGCTGAAACCTTTGGTCAAAATCAACAAATTGTTGATTTTTATCCATCCGCTCTTTATGCACTTGCAGCACCTTCCATCCCAGACGAAGCCCGCGAGGAAGCGCTTAC is drawn from bacterium and contains these coding sequences:
- a CDS encoding cohesin domain-containing protein, whose amino-acid sequence is MKNKQRTRLLLSIGGLVSMALIFMVVTTSALAANGGLMISEQNCPLTGNEITFTVSIVNAPQPVNSMGFKISYDASALEYVGYARGTLTAGFTLLEVSRPSNGTLQVGGLDTATGIAQGASGSVVELTFRVLTCKTSPLQLTNLIDDLAGWATANGQLIPQSSSNPGGQSSTGSTGSTGGSGSTVPYGYGYGTPMPGTGYGYGSPVYGTPTGTGYGYGTPVYGTPASTGYGYGAPVYGTPTGSGYGYGAQAGYSFGTPVSYGFSSPVGYGLTSSPFGVGFTNPLSSGFSTPWSSGFASPFGFGVTNPIGFGLTSGYGYTSPMSYGIPSSFSYGFTSPVTGSFPSTFGLSGFGASGFGSYPYLTSWSF
- a CDS encoding DUF3102 domain-containing protein, which produces MQAKTAEIRVLVRQTAQGIIEIGQRLIEVKERLGHGNFIPWLKSEFNWSLQSAKRFMNVAETFGQNQQIVDFYPSALYALAAPSIPDEAREEALTLAESGLMLGRDRGGLRELVEREIVAVSLVENFPQVILIFQEQS
- a CDS encoding radical SAM protein; the protein is MLNQKIDSTLRLIAWEFTRKCNLNCLHCRGSATHDVSSEELSLSESRSFIDSMADFKEPPILIFSGGEPLSREDSFEVIEYASYRGLRVVLATNATLVDHDRARTLKKIGVQRVSISLDGASEESHDSFRGLPGAYRGALDGIEEMRRVELPFQINTTITRRNLEEIGAIADLAIKLKAQALHIFLLVPTGRGKSLEGDEISAVEYEKVLRWFYEFGQQYPIQVKATCAPHYYRIVHQLSGKLPASHAARGLSAYSRGCLGGTGFCFVSYKGEVCPCGYLPVVAGNIRDQRLSRIWAESPLFLDLRNPDKLHGKCGRCEYRWICGGCRARAYQASDDYLAEEPMCIYQPRKEKS
- a CDS encoding TIGR03960 family B12-binding radical SAM protein, translating into MDRINSFSNFLLQVTKPARYLGSEVNSIHKDWNQVRFRMALAYPDLYEVGMSNLAIKILYGILNNRPDTLAERVFNPWPDAEHKMRDNGISLYALESGKPVRQFDALGFTLPYELCYTNILNMLSLAGIPFLASERDTSFPLIIGGGPGAFNPEPLADFFDLFVLGDGEEVILEIADLSIKAREEDWPRSMLLDRMARLPGVYVPSHYRVEYHADGTIRRISHQGEQPLEHGPVPVRRIEKRVVSDLDRVFYPARPVVPFIEAVHDRFALEIARGCSRGCRFCQAGYIYRPVRERSPENLLALARESIRSTGYEELSLVSLSSSDYSLLEPLLGLLRPDCQAHMVAFSLPSLRPGTISPSLISSIKEVRKTGFTIAPEAGTQRLRDVINKGITDQDIFSTARLIFEQGWDLLKLYFMIGLPTERPEDIDGIVTTCREILKLGRKWNKERRININLTISPFVPKPHTPFQRMPQEPMELLREKEKTISQQLNSRNFKVKCRDPQVSCLEAALSRADRRLSRVLVRAWELGSRFDQWTEQFNFSLWEQAFAENHLDMAFYAQRSIGEKELLPWEHLGSKAASRFLAHEADKALREELTADCRASHCHGCGACQSRGIAIPALPTALASRENPEGLSRSPEPMSPGKDSTGKKACQIRGKFIKTGPAVYMSHLDLMRVFFRAIRRADLPITFSQGFHPHPQISFGLPLPVGVEGLGEYTDFVFHKPVEPEEFLIRINEQLPEGIRMLHARRIPLQARSLSALINRAIYQVQVPDRTWKDGNGGIDHQEHIARFLARDEIWVQKNRKNLENDEDPDLKKMVNIRPLIFDLTFRKDSPKEQPKSLRMFLSAGQENVDPVLVLESLYEGLINPPRGSLKITRESLCAFLSDRLWDLIDIS